A single genomic interval of Methylobacterium bullatum harbors:
- the rspR_6 gene encoding HTH-type transcriptional repressor RspR — MAGVETQAAKDRVGMMCQSLRRAIVERALAPGDRLPEDALGERFGVSRTIARQALGQLAGEGLVELRRNRIAIVATPSWEEARDTFEVRISLERLVVQRLAGRLTAEQEAILLAHIDQEDAVRGGPEAPSIRLATEFHLLLARMTGSPVLVRYVAELGYRCALTLSLYSRPHSSDCAVNEHREIVAALMAGDVDRAIHLMDHHLDAVAVRAHIVAEPPRDRDLSRVLAPYVTEKSALRRRTG, encoded by the coding sequence ATGGCGGGAGTCGAGACGCAGGCGGCCAAGGATCGCGTGGGCATGATGTGCCAGTCCCTGCGACGCGCCATCGTCGAGCGTGCGTTGGCGCCCGGCGACCGCCTGCCGGAGGATGCCCTGGGCGAGCGCTTCGGCGTGAGCCGCACCATCGCGCGGCAGGCTCTGGGGCAACTCGCCGGTGAGGGGCTGGTGGAACTCCGCCGCAACCGGATCGCCATCGTGGCGACGCCGAGCTGGGAAGAGGCGCGCGACACGTTCGAGGTCCGCATCTCCCTCGAGCGCCTCGTGGTCCAGCGCCTGGCCGGTCGCCTCACCGCCGAGCAGGAAGCGATCCTGCTGGCCCATATCGACCAGGAGGACGCGGTTCGCGGCGGACCCGAAGCTCCGTCGATCCGCCTCGCCACCGAGTTCCACCTGCTTCTGGCGCGAATGACCGGCAGCCCCGTCCTCGTCCGCTACGTGGCCGAACTTGGCTATCGCTGCGCGCTGACCCTCTCCCTCTACAGCCGGCCGCATTCGTCGGATTGTGCGGTCAACGAACACCGCGAGATCGTGGCGGCGCTCATGGCCGGCGACGTCGATCGGGCCATCCACCTGATGGATCACCATCTCGATGCCGTTGCGGTGCGCGCGCATATCGTCGCCGAGCCGCCGCGAGACCGCGACCTCAGCCGGGTCCTGGCGCCCTACGTCACCGAGAAGAGCGCCCTGCGGCGCCGGACCGGATGA
- the yknX gene encoding Putative efflux system component YknX, with the protein MRLLRLFAILPLLMSPHVIRAAEVPPASGSTAPAPAVTIVAAADREIVEQAVVTGTLVPRDEILVAPEIEGYRITELLVEEGAEVEKGQVLARLSLEMIATQEAANVAAIAKAQAAIVQARSQIVQSEAAQIEANLSLERARSLVKTGNATAAVLEQRVSAAQGGEGRLAAAKGGLQLAEADLAAARAQSNEIALRRARTDIKAPDGGIVSRRTARIGAAATSTGEPLFRLIARGEIELEGEVPETWMPRIERGNIVRLEADQGRIVTGKVRRIDPEIDRLTRLGKIRISLDRDPALRIGAFARGRVEVARRDSVAVPLSAVLYGIDGSALVYVVEDGTVEARKVVSGLAADGFMEIREGLKSGEAVVARASSFLRHGDRVRPVQPKAEAAASVTSR; encoded by the coding sequence ATGCGCCTGCTTCGGCTCTTCGCGATCTTGCCGCTCCTCATGTCGCCCCATGTGATCCGAGCGGCGGAAGTCCCGCCGGCGAGTGGTTCCACCGCGCCCGCGCCGGCAGTGACCATCGTAGCCGCCGCCGATCGCGAAATCGTCGAGCAGGCGGTGGTCACCGGGACCCTGGTCCCGCGGGACGAGATCCTGGTGGCGCCCGAGATCGAGGGCTACCGCATCACCGAATTACTGGTGGAGGAGGGCGCCGAGGTCGAGAAGGGCCAGGTCCTGGCCCGACTCTCCCTGGAGATGATCGCCACCCAGGAGGCGGCCAACGTCGCCGCCATCGCCAAGGCACAGGCGGCGATCGTCCAGGCCCGTAGCCAGATCGTCCAATCCGAGGCCGCGCAGATCGAGGCCAACCTCTCGCTGGAGCGGGCCCGCTCCCTCGTCAAGACCGGGAACGCCACGGCGGCGGTACTGGAGCAGCGGGTCTCGGCCGCTCAGGGCGGCGAAGGCCGGCTCGCCGCCGCGAAGGGAGGCCTGCAACTGGCCGAGGCCGATCTCGCGGCGGCGCGGGCGCAGAGCAACGAGATCGCCCTCCGGCGCGCGCGCACCGACATCAAGGCCCCCGACGGAGGCATCGTCAGCCGGCGCACCGCCCGGATCGGCGCGGCGGCGACCTCCACTGGCGAACCACTGTTCCGGCTCATCGCGCGCGGCGAGATCGAACTCGAAGGCGAGGTGCCGGAAACCTGGATGCCCCGGATCGAGCGCGGCAACATCGTGCGCCTCGAAGCGGACCAGGGGAGGATCGTGACGGGCAAGGTGCGCCGGATCGACCCCGAGATCGACCGGCTGACGCGCCTCGGCAAGATCCGTATCAGCCTCGACCGCGATCCGGCCCTGCGCATCGGCGCCTTCGCCCGCGGCAGGGTCGAGGTGGCGCGGCGCGATTCCGTGGCCGTTCCCCTCTCCGCCGTGCTCTACGGGATCGACGGCTCGGCCCTCGTCTACGTGGTGGAGGACGGCACGGTGGAGGCCCGCAAGGTCGTCTCCGGCCTCGCGGCGGACGGGTTCATGGAAATTCGCGAGGGATTGAAATCCGGCGAGGCAGTCGTCGCCCGGGCCAGCAGCTTCCTGCGCCATGGCGACCGTGTGCGGCCGGTGCAGCCGAAGGCCGAAGCCGCCGCCTCCGTGACGTCGCGCTGA
- the higB-1_2 gene encoding Toxin HigB-1 codes for MAIVSFADSATEAVFHGLQPKGIPSSILSAARRKLRYLDAASTLDDLKQPPGNKLHPLLHDRAGTHAIWINGAYRVCFRWTEAGPAEVEIIDYH; via the coding sequence GTGGCGATCGTGAGCTTTGCCGACAGCGCAACGGAAGCGGTCTTCCACGGTCTTCAGCCGAAAGGCATCCCGTCGTCGATCCTGAGTGCCGCTCGCCGCAAGCTTCGCTACCTCGATGCCGCGAGCACGCTGGACGACCTGAAGCAGCCACCGGGCAACAAACTGCACCCGCTGCTTCATGATCGCGCCGGCACGCACGCCATCTGGATCAACGGAGCCTATCGTGTGTGTTTCCGATGGACCGAGGCAGGACCAGCCGAGGTGGAGATCATCGATTACCACTGA
- the mdtB_4 gene encoding Multidrug resistance protein MdtB, protein MRLNISAWAIRKPITSIVLFLVLMILGLVSFRSLPITQFPNIDIPIVAIQVTQAGAAPSELQTQVTKVVEDAVAGVKGVKHIISTISEGVSATTIEFRLEVNVDRAVNDVKDAIAKVRVTLPRTIDEPIISRVEIAGLPIMVYGASAPAMTPEDLSWLIDDVIARQVQGVKGVGGVERLGGVAREIRVTLKPDRLLALGITAADVNRQLRLTSADMAGGRGELGGQEQSIRTLAGAASLDTLAQTSIVVPGNRKVRLDELATLVDGSEEPRTFARFNGEPVVAFAISRATGASDAEVASAVARKIADLAAKHPGVRFDLIDTSVINTVGNYHSAMLSLIEGAALAVIVVFLFLRDWRATLIASIALPLSVLPTFWVMSTLGFSLNAVSLLAITLVTGILVDDAIVEIENIVRHMRMGKSAYRAALEAADEIGLAVIAITATIIAIFAPVSFMSGIAGQYFKQFGLTIAAAVFMSLLVARLITPLLAAYFLRDHGPDHEREGPVMRAYTRVVAWSVRHKFITLVVGLACFAGSIMSTGLLPAGFLPAEDAARTIFVVELPPGARLADTTRVTDGIVDRIKALPEVRSVFVDGGRQLPAKKEVRLASFTINLTPKNARHRTQKQLDRVIGAILREEPDIRFWSLRDSGQRDLALIVSGPDLRLVSETAARLQREAPSVPHLVNVLSTAPLDRTEIRIRPKAGVAADLGVSTDLIAETVRVGTIGDIGANLAKFNAVDRQVPIRVQLPLALRGDLSQLESLKVPVKGGASVPLSTVADLSLGRGPTAIDRYDRSIRVALEADMEGSDALGTLIESVMALPTAKNLPPGVTISQTGDAEIMGEVFEGFALAMGAGLMMVFGVLVLLFGNFLQPLTILFSLPLSIGGAILGLLIFHMPISMPVVIGILMLMGVVTKNAIMLVDFAIEEMARGVDRATAIIDAGRKRARPIVMTTIAMAAGMVPSAMALGIGGEFRAPMAVAVIGGLIVSTGLSLIFVPAIFVLVDDLSRLFVRLFGRFIGRKDEPTEGVFALPTTLANDGTGFRSRSAAE, encoded by the coding sequence ATGCGTCTCAACATCTCAGCCTGGGCGATCCGCAAGCCGATCACCTCGATCGTGCTGTTCCTCGTCCTGATGATCCTCGGGCTCGTCAGCTTCCGCTCGCTGCCGATCACGCAATTCCCGAACATCGACATCCCGATCGTGGCGATCCAGGTCACCCAGGCCGGCGCGGCTCCCTCCGAGCTGCAGACCCAGGTGACGAAGGTGGTGGAGGATGCCGTCGCCGGGGTGAAGGGCGTCAAGCACATCATCTCGACGATCTCGGAGGGCGTCTCCGCCACCACCATCGAGTTCAGGCTCGAAGTGAACGTGGACCGCGCCGTCAACGACGTGAAGGACGCCATTGCCAAGGTGCGGGTGACCCTGCCGCGCACCATCGACGAGCCGATCATCAGCCGCGTCGAGATCGCCGGGCTGCCGATCATGGTCTACGGCGCCTCGGCGCCGGCCATGACTCCGGAAGACCTGTCCTGGCTCATCGACGACGTGATCGCCCGGCAGGTCCAGGGCGTGAAAGGCGTCGGCGGCGTCGAACGGCTGGGCGGTGTCGCCCGCGAGATCCGTGTGACGCTTAAGCCCGACCGCCTCTTGGCGCTGGGCATCACGGCAGCGGACGTGAACCGCCAACTTCGACTCACCTCGGCCGACATGGCGGGCGGGCGCGGCGAACTCGGCGGACAGGAACAGTCGATCCGAACGCTGGCCGGTGCCGCCAGCCTCGACACCCTGGCGCAGACCTCGATCGTCGTCCCCGGCAACCGCAAAGTCCGCCTGGACGAGTTGGCGACGCTGGTGGACGGGTCTGAGGAGCCGCGCACCTTCGCGCGCTTCAACGGCGAGCCGGTGGTGGCCTTCGCGATCTCGCGCGCGACGGGCGCCAGCGATGCCGAGGTCGCCAGCGCCGTGGCACGCAAGATCGCCGATCTCGCGGCCAAGCATCCCGGTGTCCGGTTCGACCTGATCGACACCTCCGTCATCAACACGGTGGGCAACTACCATTCGGCGATGCTGAGCCTCATCGAGGGCGCGGCGTTGGCCGTCATCGTCGTATTCCTGTTCCTGCGCGATTGGCGGGCGACGCTCATCGCCTCCATCGCGCTGCCCCTCTCGGTGCTCCCAACCTTCTGGGTGATGAGCACCCTCGGCTTCTCACTCAACGCCGTCAGCCTGCTGGCCATCACCCTCGTGACCGGCATCCTCGTGGACGATGCCATCGTGGAGATCGAGAACATCGTCCGGCACATGCGGATGGGGAAATCCGCCTACCGGGCGGCTCTCGAAGCCGCCGACGAGATCGGCCTCGCGGTCATCGCGATCACCGCCACGATCATCGCGATCTTCGCGCCCGTCTCCTTCATGAGCGGCATAGCCGGACAGTATTTCAAGCAGTTCGGCCTCACCATCGCGGCGGCCGTGTTCATGTCCCTGCTGGTGGCACGCCTCATCACGCCGCTGCTCGCCGCCTATTTCCTGCGCGATCACGGGCCCGACCACGAGCGCGAGGGGCCGGTGATGCGGGCCTATACCCGCGTGGTCGCGTGGTCGGTGCGGCACAAGTTCATCACGCTGGTGGTGGGGCTCGCGTGCTTTGCCGGGTCGATCATGTCCACGGGGCTGCTGCCGGCCGGGTTCCTCCCCGCCGAGGATGCGGCGCGGACGATCTTCGTGGTCGAATTGCCGCCCGGCGCCCGCCTCGCCGACACGACCCGCGTCACCGACGGCATCGTCGACAGGATCAAGGCGCTGCCGGAGGTCCGCAGCGTGTTCGTGGATGGCGGCCGCCAGTTGCCGGCCAAGAAGGAGGTGCGGCTCGCGAGCTTCACCATCAACCTGACGCCGAAGAACGCCCGTCACCGCACGCAGAAGCAGCTAGACAGGGTCATCGGCGCGATCCTGCGCGAGGAGCCGGACATCCGGTTCTGGTCCCTGCGCGACAGCGGCCAGCGCGATCTCGCCCTCATCGTCTCGGGCCCGGACCTGCGCCTCGTCTCGGAGACGGCGGCGCGGCTGCAGCGCGAGGCCCCCTCCGTGCCCCACCTCGTCAACGTGCTCTCCACGGCCCCCCTCGACCGCACCGAGATCCGCATCCGCCCGAAGGCCGGCGTCGCCGCCGATCTCGGCGTCTCCACCGACCTCATCGCCGAGACCGTGCGGGTGGGGACCATCGGCGACATCGGCGCCAACCTCGCCAAGTTCAACGCCGTCGATCGACAGGTGCCGATCCGGGTGCAATTGCCGCTCGCCCTGCGTGGGGACCTGTCCCAGCTGGAGAGCCTGAAAGTTCCGGTGAAAGGGGGGGCCTCCGTTCCGCTCTCCACCGTAGCGGATCTCAGCCTCGGTCGCGGTCCCACGGCGATCGACCGTTACGACCGCTCGATCCGCGTGGCCCTGGAGGCCGACATGGAGGGCTCGGACGCGCTGGGCACCCTCATCGAATCCGTGATGGCGCTGCCGACCGCGAAGAACCTGCCGCCGGGCGTGACCATCAGCCAGACCGGTGACGCCGAGATCATGGGCGAGGTGTTCGAAGGGTTCGCGCTCGCCATGGGTGCCGGTCTGATGATGGTGTTCGGCGTCCTGGTGCTGCTGTTCGGAAACTTCCTGCAGCCGCTCACCATCCTGTTCTCGCTGCCCCTCTCCATCGGTGGCGCGATTTTGGGGCTCCTGATCTTCCACATGCCGATCTCGATGCCGGTGGTGATCGGCATCCTGATGCTCATGGGCGTGGTGACCAAGAACGCGATCATGTTGGTAGATTTCGCCATTGAGGAAATGGCGCGGGGCGTGGACCGCGCCACCGCCATCATCGATGCGGGGCGTAAGCGCGCCCGGCCCATCGTCATGACCACCATCGCCATGGCGGCGGGCATGGTGCCCTCGGCCATGGCGCTCGGCATCGGCGGCGAGTTCCGCGCCCCCATGGCCGTCGCGGTCATCGGCGGGCTCATCGTCTCCACCGGCCTGTCGCTGATCTTCGTGCCGGCGATCTTCGTCCTAGTGGACGACCTGTCGCGCCTCTTCGTCCGGCTCTTCGGCCGCTTCATCGGGCGGAAGGACGAACCCACCGAGGGGGTATTCGCCCTGCCGACCACACTCGCCAATGACGGAACAGGTTTTCGGTCACGCTCGGCCGCGGAGTAG
- the ybaQ gene encoding putative HTH-type transcriptional regulator YbaQ: MPLYDQPDVVLPPMHPGEVLREEFMLPLGLSAGRVARACGVPRTRIERIAAEEIGISTDTALRLGRFFKTSPDLWINLQKRFEIESLSREIGADIERIMPFEQEAA; this comes from the coding sequence ATGCCGCTCTATGACCAACCCGACGTGGTTCTTCCGCCCATGCATCCGGGGGAGGTTCTCCGCGAAGAGTTCATGCTCCCCCTCGGTCTCAGCGCCGGCAGGGTCGCCAGAGCCTGCGGGGTGCCGCGAACCCGGATCGAACGCATCGCCGCCGAGGAAATCGGCATTTCCACCGACACCGCACTGCGGCTGGGGCGGTTCTTCAAGACCAGTCCCGACCTTTGGATCAATCTGCAGAAGCGGTTCGAGATCGAGTCGCTCTCCCGGGAGATCGGCGCCGATATCGAGAGGATCATGCCGTTCGAGCAGGAGGCCGCCTGA
- the radD gene encoding Putative DNA repair helicase RadD: MDLRPYQRASLDALYASWRDETGDGLIVLPTGAGKAFVIAALVRELLAVRPEARIAIVTHTRELIAQNHRELMTYWPDAPAGIYSAGLNRRETATQILFCGIQSVWNRLDAIGAFDVVVVDEAHLIPRDAETRYGRFLSGLRAARPDLRVVGLTATPYRLDSGRLDEGEGRLFERIVYEANVGDLIHQGYLAPLICKATATALDVSGVAKRGGDYIPSALEAAVNQDWITRAAVDEMAGFGRDRRAWLAFCAGVAHAEAVRDAVRAEGFSCEMVTGETGKRQRDRIVRDFTAGRLRCLTSVGVLSTGFNVPRVDLIALLRPTQSTGLYVQQVGRALRTAPGKSDALILDYAGLVRMHGPVDIVTARSAAAIKGREGEIRAKPCPGCGALIALNASTCEACWVEPDETDEDGPGHEAAADDEHPILSRAVPVWQGIFRWRLGRHAASGSLDVEFQTEDGSSHRVRIALEQAGYGREKAVQWWRQLGGGRDVPMTVAEALARTEELTRPAAILVRANGRFSESVSYRFADGRTFVDTRRLAGADA; encoded by the coding sequence ATGGATCTCAGACCCTACCAGCGTGCCAGCCTCGATGCCCTCTATGCCTCGTGGCGCGACGAGACCGGTGACGGGCTGATCGTCCTCCCCACGGGGGCGGGCAAGGCCTTCGTCATCGCGGCTTTGGTCCGCGAGCTGCTGGCCGTGCGTCCCGAGGCGCGGATCGCCATCGTCACCCATACCCGCGAGCTCATCGCCCAGAATCATCGTGAGCTCATGACCTACTGGCCTGATGCGCCGGCCGGCATCTACTCGGCGGGACTCAACCGGCGCGAGACCGCGACGCAGATCCTGTTCTGCGGCATCCAATCGGTCTGGAACCGCCTCGACGCCATCGGTGCCTTCGACGTCGTGGTGGTGGACGAGGCCCATCTGATCCCGCGCGATGCCGAGACCCGCTACGGCCGGTTTCTATCGGGCCTGCGCGCCGCTCGGCCGGATCTGCGCGTCGTCGGCCTCACCGCGACCCCGTACCGGCTCGATAGCGGCCGCCTCGACGAGGGCGAGGGCCGGCTGTTCGAGCGGATCGTCTACGAGGCCAATGTCGGCGACCTGATCCACCAGGGCTACCTCGCACCCCTGATCTGCAAGGCCACCGCCACGGCGCTCGACGTCTCGGGCGTGGCCAAGCGCGGCGGCGACTATATCCCGAGTGCCCTCGAAGCGGCGGTGAACCAGGACTGGATCACCCGCGCGGCGGTGGACGAAATGGCCGGTTTCGGCCGCGACCGCCGGGCCTGGCTCGCCTTCTGCGCCGGCGTCGCCCATGCGGAGGCGGTGCGCGATGCGGTGCGGGCGGAAGGTTTCAGCTGCGAGATGGTGACGGGCGAGACCGGCAAGCGCCAGCGCGACCGGATCGTGCGCGACTTCACCGCCGGGCGCCTGCGCTGCCTCACCTCGGTGGGCGTCCTCTCCACCGGATTCAACGTGCCGCGCGTGGATCTCATCGCGCTGTTGCGGCCGACCCAGAGCACGGGCCTCTACGTCCAGCAGGTGGGCCGCGCCCTGCGCACCGCGCCGGGCAAGTCGGATGCGCTGATCCTCGACTATGCCGGCCTGGTGCGGATGCACGGGCCGGTGGACATCGTCACCGCGCGGAGTGCCGCCGCGATCAAGGGCCGGGAGGGTGAGATCCGGGCCAAGCCATGCCCCGGCTGCGGCGCGCTCATCGCCCTCAATGCCAGCACCTGCGAGGCGTGCTGGGTCGAGCCGGACGAGACCGACGAGGATGGGCCTGGCCACGAGGCCGCCGCCGATGACGAGCATCCGATCCTGTCCCGCGCGGTTCCGGTCTGGCAAGGCATCTTCCGATGGCGGCTCGGTCGCCATGCGGCGTCCGGCAGCCTCGACGTCGAGTTCCAGACCGAGGACGGATCGAGCCACCGGGTGCGGATCGCCCTGGAGCAGGCCGGCTATGGTCGCGAGAAGGCGGTGCAATGGTGGCGGCAGCTCGGCGGGGGGCGCGACGTGCCGATGACCGTGGCCGAGGCCCTGGCGCGGACCGAGGAACTCACCCGCCCCGCCGCCATCCTGGTCCGCGCCAACGGCCGGTTCTCGGAGAGCGTCAGCTATCGCTTCGCGGACGGCCGGACCTTCGTCGATACGCGGCGACTCGCCGGAGCCGACGCCTGA
- the gatA_3 gene encoding Glutamyl-tRNA(Gln) amidotransferase subunit A — translation MPMLSLLSLRARIEAGSLTPTQAVALTREAMAEHETSIRAFVATDSDPHVPDAGPLAGIAVGIKDIIDTAHLPTQMGSSIYGGWQPRADAPIVARLKRLGAVPLAKTTTTAFAFIDPTDTRNPRAPGRTPGGSSAGSAAAVAAGMLPLALGTQTGGSVIRPAAYCGVVGVKPSFRLLPTVGVKCFSWTLDTLGLFAASAADAAHALALIAGRPEIDQPATVPRIGLLVPDYCEAAEPEALEALDRARVMAESAGAGIRAFTLPDEFRQAFDEHATIQDFESAQALAWEYETHRDSLPPLLRAHLDKSRTIEAAAYDAARRVAHHARRSLRDILRNSDVDVLLTVSAPGRAPEGYASTGDSRFNRLWTMMGVPCVTVPVPGEGPPLGVQVIARFGDDAGALAAAKFLEKAFTDRP, via the coding sequence ATGCCGATGCTCTCGCTCCTGTCGCTGCGTGCCCGTATCGAGGCGGGGTCGCTCACCCCGACGCAGGCGGTGGCGCTGACACGCGAGGCGATGGCCGAGCACGAAACATCGATCCGCGCCTTCGTGGCGACCGATTCGGATCCGCACGTTCCCGATGCGGGACCGCTCGCCGGGATCGCGGTGGGCATCAAGGACATCATCGATACCGCCCACCTGCCGACGCAGATGGGGTCGTCGATCTATGGTGGCTGGCAGCCGCGCGCCGATGCCCCCATCGTGGCACGGCTGAAGCGCCTCGGCGCCGTACCCCTGGCCAAGACCACCACCACCGCCTTCGCCTTCATCGACCCCACCGACACCCGCAATCCACGGGCGCCGGGCCGGACGCCGGGCGGATCGTCCGCCGGTTCGGCGGCGGCCGTGGCCGCGGGCATGCTGCCGCTGGCGCTGGGAACTCAGACCGGCGGCTCGGTGATCCGGCCGGCTGCCTATTGCGGCGTAGTCGGCGTGAAACCGTCGTTCCGACTGCTGCCGACGGTCGGGGTGAAATGCTTCTCCTGGACTCTCGACACGCTCGGCCTGTTTGCGGCGAGCGCGGCCGATGCCGCCCATGCCCTCGCCCTCATCGCGGGCCGGCCGGAGATCGACCAGCCGGCCACGGTGCCGCGGATCGGGCTGCTCGTCCCGGACTATTGTGAGGCTGCCGAACCCGAGGCGCTAGAGGCCCTCGACCGGGCGCGGGTGATGGCGGAGTCGGCGGGAGCCGGCATCCGCGCCTTCACGCTGCCCGACGAGTTCCGCCAGGCCTTCGACGAGCACGCGACGATCCAGGATTTCGAATCCGCGCAGGCCCTCGCCTGGGAATACGAAACCCACCGCGATTCGCTGCCGCCGCTCCTGCGCGCCCATCTCGATAAATCTCGCACCATCGAGGCCGCGGCCTACGACGCGGCCCGGCGCGTGGCGCATCACGCCAGGCGCAGCCTCAGGGACATCTTGCGCAATTCCGACGTCGATGTCCTGCTGACGGTCTCGGCCCCGGGCCGGGCGCCGGAGGGTTACGCCTCCACCGGCGATTCCCGCTTCAACCGGCTCTGGACGATGATGGGCGTGCCCTGCGTCACCGTCCCCGTGCCGGGGGAGGGCCCTCCGCTTGGGGTGCAGGTCATCGCCCGCTTCGGAGACGATGCGGGAGCGCTCGCGGCGGCGAAATTTCTGGAGAAGGCTTTCACCGACAGGCCATGA